The Williamsia sp. DF01-3 genome has a window encoding:
- a CDS encoding TetR/AcrR family transcriptional regulator has product MRQDNVRVRKSDLTREAILNAGRASFARKGFSGSSIRDITTLAEVTRGNFYYYFPDKQSLFIELGTVTYKEGMTIAESFGDGVPVREWVVRYFEYLDRHGAFVIRSVEDAPADPSFRRSVAKLQRRTAAALGDRMAKDALRPFRSSSASIGMTTMAMLERSWLLMHSTDAPVASDDVTVDAVAELIERMLGVE; this is encoded by the coding sequence ATGCGACAGGACAACGTGCGGGTTCGTAAATCAGACCTCACGCGGGAGGCCATCCTGAATGCGGGCCGCGCGTCTTTTGCGCGTAAAGGTTTCTCGGGCAGCAGTATCCGGGACATCACCACTCTCGCCGAGGTCACCCGCGGCAACTTCTACTACTACTTCCCCGACAAACAATCCTTGTTCATCGAACTCGGAACGGTGACGTACAAGGAGGGGATGACGATCGCCGAGTCGTTCGGTGACGGCGTGCCTGTTCGCGAGTGGGTGGTCCGCTACTTCGAGTACCTGGACCGCCATGGCGCGTTTGTGATCCGTTCGGTGGAGGATGCGCCCGCAGATCCGTCCTTTCGCCGGTCTGTGGCAAAACTTCAGCGACGCACCGCGGCAGCCCTCGGCGATCGAATGGCCAAAGATGCGCTCAGGCCGTTCCGGTCGTCTTCGGCGAGCATCGGGATGACAACGATGGCGATGTTGGAACGTTCGTGGTTGCTCATGCACAGCACCGACGCCCCGGTGGCCTCGGACGACGTGACCGTCGATGCGGTCGCCGAACTGATCGAGCGAATGCTGGGTGTGGAGTAG
- a CDS encoding cysteine hydrolase encodes MSQLPAIDPRTSAVVCIECQQGILGEGSILPDLQRDSAHLIPAIGLLLDTARRAGATVVHATFEGPLGGEPSGTAGVWRSMGPATRDWTPGAEPTVVIPELHGAGDLVIPRHHGLFPTSDSELIPVLRGRGVRTVVLAGVSLNLAIPHTVGDLSQAGFGIVVPRDAVAGTPPEYGEQVLRNTVALMGRITTTGELIGQWAGTGARL; translated from the coding sequence ATGTCGCAATTGCCGGCGATCGATCCACGTACCTCGGCGGTGGTGTGTATCGAATGCCAGCAGGGAATCTTGGGCGAGGGCTCGATACTGCCGGACTTGCAACGTGATTCGGCACATCTGATACCGGCGATCGGGCTGTTGCTCGATACCGCGAGACGGGCCGGCGCCACCGTGGTGCATGCCACCTTCGAAGGTCCACTGGGCGGGGAGCCGTCGGGCACGGCAGGGGTGTGGCGCAGCATGGGACCGGCAACGCGCGACTGGACACCAGGGGCGGAGCCCACTGTCGTCATCCCGGAACTGCACGGTGCCGGCGACCTCGTGATCCCGCGCCACCACGGGCTGTTCCCGACATCGGACTCCGAACTGATCCCGGTCCTGCGCGGGCGCGGTGTGCGGACCGTCGTCCTCGCCGGGGTGTCGCTGAACCTGGCGATTCCGCACACCGTCGGCGACCTGTCGCAGGCCGGCTTCGGCATCGTCGTGCCTCGCGACGCGGTGGCGGGGACCCCGCCGGAGTACGGAGAGCAGGTCTTGCGCAACACCGTTGCCCTGATGGGCAGGATCACCACCACCGGCGAGTTGATCGGACAGTGGGCCGGGACCGGCGCGCGCCTGTGA
- a CDS encoding class I adenylate-forming enzyme family protein — MSISLLLEMATSANPDRTAVVADELRLTVSELATVAAGGAGVITESGAQHVVYVGTGGAHLPFLLFASAQAGIPFTPLNYRLSAEGINSLIARLTDPLVVVDLEYRDMVDVPAGRLLDSEELLDRAHTAEQFSTFVDPDDLAVVLFTSGTTSRPKAVQLSHSNLTSYVMQTVEFDSAAPNDAVLIAVPPYHIAGVGAALSNIYSGRKMVYLRRFDPQEWIRLVRQEGVTTATVVPTMLDRIISALEQRPAELPTLRNLAYGGAKVGLPLVRKALSLLPDVGFVNAYGLTETSSTIAVLTPDDHRAALESSDPAVVARLGSVGRPVPGIELEIRTADGEVAAPGEPGELFVRGEQVSGKYDEIGSVLDDRGWFPTKDIATLDADGYLFITGRSDDTIIRGGENIAPAELEDVLVEHPHVHQVVVIGVEDPQWGQSIVAVVVPEPGSEPDGEELRAFTRKALRGSRTPDRVIFRDTLPTTATGKILRRTLIQELSPVTGNA, encoded by the coding sequence GTGTCGATCTCACTCCTGTTGGAAATGGCCACGTCCGCGAATCCGGATCGGACCGCGGTGGTCGCCGACGAGTTGAGGTTGACCGTGTCCGAACTGGCGACGGTCGCCGCCGGTGGCGCCGGCGTGATCACGGAGTCCGGCGCCCAGCATGTCGTGTACGTGGGCACCGGCGGCGCCCACCTACCGTTTCTCCTGTTCGCGTCCGCGCAGGCCGGCATTCCGTTCACGCCGCTCAACTACCGGTTGAGCGCCGAGGGCATCAACAGCCTCATCGCGCGCCTGACCGACCCGCTGGTCGTGGTGGACCTCGAATACCGAGACATGGTCGATGTCCCCGCAGGACGCCTGCTCGATTCCGAGGAGTTGCTCGACCGTGCTCACACAGCCGAGCAGTTCAGCACGTTTGTCGACCCGGACGACCTCGCGGTGGTGCTGTTCACCTCCGGCACCACATCGCGTCCCAAAGCGGTTCAGCTCTCTCACAGCAACCTCACCAGCTACGTCATGCAGACAGTCGAGTTCGACAGTGCTGCACCGAACGACGCTGTTCTGATCGCCGTTCCGCCCTATCACATCGCCGGGGTCGGGGCGGCACTGTCGAACATCTACAGCGGACGCAAGATGGTGTACCTGCGCCGGTTCGATCCCCAGGAATGGATTCGTCTCGTCCGGCAGGAGGGCGTCACCACCGCCACGGTGGTACCCACGATGCTCGACCGGATCATCAGCGCCTTGGAACAGCGCCCGGCGGAGCTGCCCACACTCCGCAACCTCGCCTACGGTGGCGCGAAAGTCGGCCTGCCACTGGTCCGCAAGGCGCTCTCACTGCTTCCCGATGTCGGTTTCGTCAACGCATACGGTCTCACCGAGACGAGTTCGACCATCGCCGTCCTGACCCCGGACGACCACCGAGCGGCCCTAGAATCGTCCGACCCTGCCGTCGTCGCGCGACTGGGTTCGGTCGGCAGGCCGGTACCCGGTATCGAACTCGAGATCCGCACCGCCGACGGCGAGGTCGCCGCGCCTGGCGAACCGGGCGAGTTGTTCGTCCGTGGCGAGCAGGTGTCGGGCAAGTACGACGAGATCGGGTCGGTGCTCGACGACCGGGGTTGGTTTCCCACCAAGGACATCGCAACTCTCGACGCCGACGGCTATCTGTTCATCACCGGTCGGTCCGACGACACCATCATCCGAGGCGGTGAGAACATCGCGCCTGCCGAATTGGAGGACGTGCTCGTCGAGCACCCGCACGTACACCAGGTGGTCGTCATCGGCGTCGAGGACCCGCAGTGGGGTCAGAGCATCGTCGCGGTTGTTGTGCCCGAGCCCGGGAGCGAGCCGGACGGCGAGGAACTGCGGGCATTCACACGCAAAGCGCTCCGCGGTTCCCGCACCCCCGACCGGGTAATCTTCCGAGACACGCTCCCCACCACGGCGACCGGAAAGATTTTACGTCGCACCTTGATTCAGGAGTTGAGCCCGGTCACCGGGAACGCCTGA
- a CDS encoding beta-ketoacyl synthase N-terminal-like domain-containing protein, whose protein sequence is MRKVAIVGAGMTPFAEHFDLGIKDLIPMAYAEAASNVDKGLSKSDIEAAWFGELATTDGFPSGILADTLDLTDIPVTRVENACATGNDAIRNATLAIASGLYDVALVVGADKVRETASNTTFWEWAAMTRDNAWDYPLGLVAPANFALHVTRYLHESPATKEHMAMVAVKNHFHAVNNPKAQLRYEITVEQALAAPTVVAPFGLYDCTPQSDGAAAVILASEDAVDRFTDRPVWVRGVGLGMDRVMHQHKKDMTTFPPTVKAAKAAMTMAGVTPADIDVAEVHDCFTGVELISYEDLGFANRFEAYKLVESREHYVGGLIPINPSGGLKAKGHPPGATGVAQCYELFNQLRGESENQVDGARIALAHNIGGPTAVSAVTILSNERG, encoded by the coding sequence ATGAGGAAAGTTGCGATCGTCGGCGCCGGGATGACGCCATTCGCCGAGCATTTCGACCTCGGCATCAAAGACCTCATCCCGATGGCGTACGCCGAGGCCGCGTCCAACGTCGACAAAGGGCTCAGCAAGTCTGACATCGAGGCTGCCTGGTTCGGTGAGCTCGCCACCACCGACGGCTTCCCGTCGGGCATCCTCGCCGACACCCTCGACCTGACCGACATCCCGGTGACCCGCGTGGAGAACGCGTGCGCCACCGGAAACGACGCCATCCGCAACGCCACGCTCGCCATCGCGTCAGGGCTCTACGATGTGGCGCTTGTCGTCGGCGCGGACAAGGTGCGCGAGACGGCGTCGAACACCACGTTCTGGGAATGGGCCGCCATGACCCGCGACAATGCGTGGGACTACCCCCTCGGCCTGGTGGCGCCGGCGAATTTCGCATTGCACGTGACGCGGTATCTCCACGAATCACCGGCCACGAAAGAACACATGGCGATGGTCGCGGTCAAGAACCATTTCCACGCCGTGAACAACCCGAAGGCTCAGCTGCGCTACGAGATCACGGTCGAGCAAGCGTTGGCGGCTCCCACGGTTGTGGCGCCGTTCGGGCTCTACGACTGCACACCGCAGAGCGACGGCGCAGCGGCGGTCATCCTGGCCTCCGAGGATGCCGTGGACCGGTTCACCGATCGCCCCGTATGGGTACGTGGCGTCGGCCTGGGGATGGACCGGGTGATGCACCAGCACAAGAAGGACATGACCACCTTCCCGCCCACCGTCAAGGCTGCCAAGGCCGCCATGACGATGGCCGGTGTGACCCCCGCCGACATCGATGTCGCCGAAGTCCACGACTGCTTCACCGGCGTGGAGTTGATCAGTTACGAGGACCTCGGCTTCGCGAACCGCTTCGAGGCGTACAAGCTGGTCGAGTCACGCGAGCACTATGTGGGCGGATTGATCCCGATCAACCCGAGCGGCGGACTGAAGGCGAAGGGCCATCCGCCTGGCGCCACCGGTGTGGCGCAGTGCTACGAGCTGTTCAACCAGCTGCGTGGCGAATCGGAGAATCAGGTCGACGGTGCTCGAATTGCACTTGCCCACAACATCGGAGGACCGACCGCGGTGTCGGCCGTGACCATCTTGTCCAACGAACGAGGCTGA
- a CDS encoding Zn-ribbon domain-containing OB-fold protein, which yields MSEIVAIGTYLPPWTKAGKRVRGPDEDAVTMAVAAGRAADPARHAQRVVIVSRNMPLIEGGNAAVLLAGLSLDPDVPITEVLGGAPAVLDQVTSADPHTLIIAADDSQTTAAAGAVLTGTSPAGTRLVAVGGQTRNLPVVIRTDQGERHEYADPRLQREVGVKATVARLSSTGQQDLVVAAVAGVKAAHVGGAYKKAPINDPSAGASAAIRVLAEAVESGQPGLILATEQSVAASATLHLGATTAVVTRDETLSGELPKAIVAPGIGIPISLAAYSRAFEPKLRWEAAIFPGDDEPVFPPRHRVDDAGTLQTEYTLQPLPRTGEVYTHTTIEIPVPDLPSPYTIALVQLTDSPVRVLLKVTAAVAGDIEIGQSGAVVLRRVAMRSGVPDYGYAFWPGRSAEPTTAALAAATEGARQ from the coding sequence TTGAGTGAGATCGTAGCGATCGGGACGTACCTGCCGCCGTGGACCAAAGCTGGGAAACGGGTTCGCGGTCCGGACGAGGACGCGGTCACCATGGCCGTCGCGGCCGGCCGCGCGGCCGACCCCGCACGCCACGCGCAGCGCGTTGTCATCGTGTCCCGGAACATGCCGCTCATCGAGGGCGGTAACGCCGCGGTGCTGCTGGCCGGCCTCTCACTCGACCCCGACGTGCCGATCACCGAGGTTCTCGGAGGTGCCCCTGCGGTCCTCGACCAGGTGACGTCGGCTGATCCGCATACGCTGATCATCGCCGCCGACGATTCGCAGACAACAGCGGCCGCCGGAGCGGTACTGACCGGGACCTCACCCGCGGGCACCCGACTGGTTGCCGTGGGTGGGCAAACCCGCAACCTTCCGGTGGTGATCCGCACCGACCAAGGCGAACGCCACGAGTACGCAGACCCGCGATTGCAGCGTGAGGTCGGTGTCAAGGCCACGGTCGCTCGGCTCAGCTCAACCGGGCAACAGGACCTGGTGGTGGCCGCCGTCGCCGGAGTCAAGGCCGCACATGTCGGCGGTGCCTACAAGAAGGCCCCGATCAACGATCCGAGTGCCGGGGCGAGCGCTGCCATCCGGGTACTCGCGGAGGCTGTCGAGTCCGGTCAGCCGGGCCTGATCCTGGCCACCGAGCAGTCGGTTGCCGCCAGCGCCACGCTGCACCTGGGCGCCACCACAGCGGTGGTCACGCGCGACGAGACCCTTTCCGGGGAATTGCCCAAGGCGATTGTCGCCCCGGGGATCGGGATCCCGATCTCCCTGGCTGCCTACTCGCGTGCCTTCGAGCCGAAGCTGCGTTGGGAAGCAGCGATCTTCCCCGGCGACGACGAACCTGTCTTCCCGCCGCGTCACCGGGTCGACGATGCGGGAACGCTGCAGACCGAGTACACCCTGCAGCCACTTCCCCGCACGGGCGAGGTGTACACCCACACGACCATCGAGATCCCGGTGCCCGATCTGCCCAGTCCGTACACGATCGCATTGGTTCAGCTCACGGACAGTCCGGTGCGCGTGCTCCTGAAGGTCACCGCAGCAGTCGCCGGTGACATCGAGATCGGCCAGTCCGGCGCGGTGGTGCTGCGCCGCGTCGCCATGCGCAGCGGCGTCCCCGACTACGGATACGCCTTCTGGCCCGGCAGGTCCGCCGAACCCACAACCGCGGCTCTGGCTGCCGCGACCGAAGGAGCACGTCAATGA
- a CDS encoding acyl-CoA dehydrogenase family protein: MSGSFALLGMHHEELDAVRGRIREFLAADRAEFGWKPAVDSWLSRWDPDFSVRLGEAGLLGLTIPENYGGRGSEHLHRYVVTEELLAQGAPVAAHWVADRQVAPTLLRFGTEEQKTRILPEIASGRFYSAIGMSEHGAGSDLAAVKTKATRAEGGWIINGTKVWTSGAHHAHMVVVLARTTPVDPEARHKGFSQFLVPTDAAGVDISPIELMSGEHHFNEVALTDVFVPDSEVLGEVGNGWHQVTAELSYERSGPERFLSTMPLLLAVIGWLSAGDFSPSPSITAAVGDLGSRVIALRQLSTAVARALEAGDSPANQAALVKDLGTRFEQDSVDLVSRLLDDVEADTGRAPTPEIAELLRDARLHQALFTLRGGTNEVLRGVIARGLGLR; this comes from the coding sequence ATGAGCGGTTCGTTTGCCCTACTGGGTATGCATCACGAGGAGCTCGACGCCGTTCGCGGCCGGATCCGCGAGTTCCTCGCGGCAGACCGTGCGGAGTTCGGCTGGAAGCCCGCCGTCGACTCGTGGTTGTCGCGCTGGGATCCGGATTTCAGCGTCAGGCTCGGCGAGGCCGGCCTGCTGGGTCTGACGATTCCCGAGAACTACGGTGGCCGCGGCAGTGAACATCTGCACCGCTACGTCGTCACCGAAGAGCTGCTTGCCCAGGGCGCGCCGGTGGCGGCGCACTGGGTGGCCGACCGGCAGGTGGCGCCTACCCTGCTCCGATTCGGCACCGAAGAGCAGAAAACCCGGATCTTGCCCGAGATAGCAAGTGGCCGTTTCTATTCCGCGATCGGGATGAGCGAGCACGGTGCCGGTTCCGATCTGGCTGCGGTGAAAACCAAGGCCACCAGGGCCGAGGGTGGCTGGATCATCAACGGCACGAAAGTGTGGACGAGCGGCGCACATCACGCGCACATGGTGGTTGTCCTCGCCAGGACCACGCCGGTTGATCCCGAGGCGCGGCACAAGGGTTTCAGCCAGTTCCTGGTCCCGACCGACGCCGCGGGCGTCGACATCAGCCCGATCGAACTGATGTCGGGTGAGCACCACTTCAACGAGGTCGCGCTGACTGACGTGTTCGTTCCCGACTCGGAGGTTCTCGGTGAGGTCGGCAACGGATGGCACCAGGTGACCGCAGAATTGTCCTACGAGCGCAGCGGCCCGGAGCGATTCCTCTCCACGATGCCTCTCCTGCTGGCGGTGATCGGCTGGCTGAGCGCCGGGGATTTCTCGCCGTCGCCGTCGATCACCGCAGCAGTCGGAGATCTGGGGTCGCGGGTGATCGCCCTGCGGCAGTTGTCGACAGCTGTTGCGCGGGCGCTCGAGGCAGGCGACTCACCTGCGAACCAGGCCGCCCTCGTCAAGGATCTCGGTACGAGGTTCGAACAGGATTCGGTTGATCTCGTCTCCCGGCTCCTCGACGACGTCGAGGCCGACACCGGTCGTGCGCCGACGCCCGAGATCGCCGAGTTGCTGCGAGACGCGCGGTTGCATCAGGCGCTGTTCACGCTGCGTGGAGGGACCAACGAGGTACTGCGCGGTGTCATCGCCCGCGGTTTGGGCCTTCGGTAA
- a CDS encoding acyl-CoA dehydrogenase family protein, producing the protein MTTVDTGRDAMAGLGDTSSEEADADLRELVADLGARSRDRLTGRRGRPAGIDKVLWANLEETGLSRLTTTAELEAGPAQAAVVLRELAGFACPVPVAETDLLGAWLAAETALTVPETGALTIGFGVAIAEGDVLRATVDDVPWAGDCAAVLAVLDHDGRRSVGVIDPSAQPLTTTDNLAGEPRGRIEVAMSRDEGAALSESAYCELIRRGAWARSVQTLGSLQSAMQLTVSHTRGREQFGRSLSKFQSVQHQLAAMAGSLDKARASVALAVAAATDTGFASVETDFAVAVAKVTLGHCVDEVVNSAHQLHGAIGVTAEHELWLHTTRARSAIAEFGSPRRWSQRLGELLLASDDPWDVLTASVGLDPDGASEGLRNG; encoded by the coding sequence ATGACCACGGTGGACACTGGAAGGGATGCGATGGCCGGGCTCGGCGACACATCATCGGAGGAGGCCGACGCAGATCTGAGGGAACTCGTCGCCGATCTCGGTGCCCGCTCGCGCGACCGACTCACCGGTCGGCGTGGTCGACCGGCCGGCATCGACAAAGTGCTCTGGGCGAACCTCGAAGAAACGGGTCTGAGCCGCTTGACGACCACGGCCGAGCTCGAGGCCGGGCCCGCACAGGCTGCCGTCGTTCTTCGAGAGCTCGCGGGCTTCGCCTGCCCGGTCCCGGTTGCCGAGACCGATCTGCTGGGGGCGTGGCTTGCGGCCGAGACCGCCCTGACGGTTCCCGAAACAGGGGCGTTGACAATCGGTTTCGGTGTTGCGATTGCCGAGGGTGACGTGCTGAGAGCTACCGTGGACGATGTGCCGTGGGCCGGGGATTGCGCGGCCGTGCTGGCGGTGCTCGACCACGACGGACGCCGATCGGTCGGGGTGATCGATCCATCCGCGCAACCGCTCACCACCACCGACAACCTGGCCGGTGAGCCACGCGGGCGCATCGAGGTCGCGATGAGCCGGGACGAAGGCGCAGCGTTGTCCGAATCGGCGTATTGCGAACTGATCCGCCGCGGTGCGTGGGCCCGGAGCGTACAGACGCTGGGAAGTCTGCAGTCGGCGATGCAACTGACTGTCTCCCACACCCGCGGCCGGGAGCAGTTCGGGCGCAGTCTGAGCAAGTTCCAATCGGTACAGCACCAACTGGCAGCGATGGCCGGGTCGCTCGACAAGGCCCGAGCCTCGGTGGCACTGGCGGTGGCAGCGGCCACCGATACGGGATTTGCAAGCGTGGAGACCGATTTCGCCGTCGCCGTCGCCAAGGTGACGCTGGGGCACTGCGTCGATGAGGTCGTCAACTCCGCCCATCAACTCCATGGCGCGATCGGGGTGACGGCCGAACACGAACTGTGGTTGCACACCACTCGGGCCCGTAGCGCGATCGCCGAGTTCGGGTCACCCCGCCGATGGTCTCAGAGGCTGGGGGAACTGCTCCTGGCGTCGGACGATCCGTGGGACGTACTGACCGCATCGGTCGGTCTCGACCCCGATGGCGCGTCGGAAGGCTTGCGCAATGGCTGA
- a CDS encoding enoyl-CoA hydratase/isomerase family protein, whose amino-acid sequence MADHQWQVDDHIGTLTLDRPDRGNSFTFAMVDAMTEVIRRAGTDDAVRVIVITGSGDRSFCSGMDTREFAGLELTPLQRKHQLHEHVHELIRAIDSCDKPIIAAINGHAQGAGLDLALACDMRVMSRSARVSEVYVSIGLTSGAGGAYFLPRIVGRGKAMEMLLTGAAIDAVEAERIGLVNSLADSDNLPAAARALAASIAKHAPTTVRVMKRSIDQASRSDLDTALDLLSSHYAVLVSTDDAAEAIAAMRDKRTPNYTGN is encoded by the coding sequence ATGGCTGACCACCAGTGGCAGGTCGACGATCACATCGGCACGTTGACGTTGGATCGGCCAGATCGGGGGAACTCCTTCACCTTCGCGATGGTCGATGCGATGACGGAGGTGATCCGGCGAGCCGGTACCGATGATGCCGTGCGCGTCATCGTGATCACAGGCAGTGGCGACCGGTCGTTCTGCTCGGGCATGGACACGCGTGAGTTCGCCGGTCTCGAATTGACCCCGCTGCAGCGCAAACATCAGCTGCACGAACACGTCCACGAGCTGATCAGGGCGATCGATTCGTGCGACAAGCCGATCATCGCGGCGATCAACGGACATGCCCAGGGTGCCGGACTCGACCTGGCCCTGGCGTGCGACATGCGAGTGATGTCGCGCAGTGCCCGGGTCTCGGAGGTGTACGTCTCGATCGGTCTGACCTCCGGTGCCGGGGGCGCCTACTTCCTCCCGCGGATCGTGGGCCGGGGCAAGGCGATGGAGATGCTGCTGACCGGCGCAGCGATCGACGCCGTCGAGGCAGAGAGGATCGGTCTGGTCAACAGCCTGGCCGACAGTGACAACCTGCCCGCGGCCGCACGTGCGCTGGCCGCGTCGATCGCCAAACACGCACCGACCACCGTGCGGGTGATGAAGCGTTCCATCGATCAGGCATCGCGGTCCGACCTCGACACCGCGCTTGATCTGCTGTCGTCGCACTACGCGGTCCTGGTGAGCACCGATGACGCCGCCGAGGCGATCGCGGCGATGCGGGACAAGCGCACCCCGAACTACACCGGGAACTGA
- a CDS encoding enoyl-CoA hydratase: protein MTSENLVLVEQIGTSRLITLNRPVARNALSQALNRELVDALAAADSDDSTAVILLAGAGGAFCAGMDLKELAEHGFAGPDEVENCIEGVSRCRTPVIGLVDGPAVTGGFELALACDLLIASENARFADTHARVGIVPGGGLTARLVEAVGVRRARQMSGTGRYIDAATALDWGLVNEVVESAGLRERGLVVAESFTATDPATLAEIWQLYDAVSADQIARAVEREAQVNKAWTAQALALAESTRAVIEHGRAQNKTAAQSKDSH from the coding sequence ATGACATCCGAGAACCTGGTTCTCGTCGAGCAGATCGGCACCAGCCGCCTCATCACGCTCAATCGCCCTGTGGCCCGAAATGCGTTGTCCCAGGCTCTGAATCGAGAGCTGGTCGACGCCTTGGCGGCAGCTGACTCCGATGATTCGACGGCGGTCATCCTGCTGGCGGGCGCGGGAGGGGCGTTCTGCGCAGGAATGGACCTCAAGGAGCTGGCCGAACACGGGTTCGCCGGCCCAGACGAAGTCGAGAATTGCATCGAGGGGGTCTCCCGATGCCGCACACCGGTGATCGGGCTGGTCGACGGTCCCGCGGTGACCGGCGGTTTCGAACTCGCGTTGGCCTGCGATCTGCTGATCGCCTCGGAAAACGCACGTTTCGCCGACACCCATGCGCGGGTCGGCATCGTGCCCGGGGGCGGACTCACCGCCCGACTCGTCGAGGCGGTCGGTGTCCGGCGCGCCAGACAGATGAGTGGCACCGGTCGCTACATCGACGCCGCAACCGCACTCGACTGGGGCCTGGTCAACGAGGTCGTGGAATCGGCCGGTTTGCGCGAACGTGGACTCGTTGTGGCCGAGTCGTTCACCGCCACCGACCCGGCCACTCTCGCCGAGATCTGGCAACTCTACGATGCGGTGTCAGCGGACCAGATCGCGCGGGCCGTCGAACGCGAAGCGCAGGTCAACAAGGCTTGGACAGCGCAAGCGCTTGCCCTCGCCGAGAGCACCAGAGCGGTGATCGAACACGGTCGCGCACAGAACAAGACCGCGGCACAGAGCAAGGATTCGCATTGA
- a CDS encoding FadR/GntR family transcriptional regulator has product MNVENVRSRTRAAEIARRIEDEVIADGWRVGAALGSETAFMERFEVGRSVVREAFRILESRHVAKPRRGPGGGLVVTAPERSAVLDQASLFLEYDGFAADDLFQMMEILEVSAVEQVSAIIDADGLTRMREILAAEVNVGDLRFEPVTVYTELARLSGNPVLSLFIHIGTNLARTHGVRPSEGELQWIHQHSVELVEALEAGDTLAAVRSVRRRLRGMSRRQSVSSHRIPSTSSTGES; this is encoded by the coding sequence ATGAACGTCGAGAATGTGCGATCGCGCACCCGCGCCGCCGAGATCGCCCGGCGCATCGAAGACGAGGTGATCGCCGACGGTTGGCGGGTGGGTGCAGCCCTCGGATCCGAGACCGCCTTCATGGAACGATTCGAGGTCGGCCGGTCGGTGGTGCGCGAGGCGTTCCGGATCCTCGAGAGCCGCCACGTCGCCAAGCCGCGCCGCGGTCCCGGCGGTGGGCTGGTGGTCACCGCGCCCGAACGATCGGCCGTGCTCGACCAGGCCTCGCTGTTCCTGGAATACGACGGGTTCGCCGCAGACGACCTGTTCCAGATGATGGAGATACTCGAAGTTTCCGCAGTCGAACAGGTTTCGGCGATCATTGATGCGGACGGGTTGACTCGAATGCGGGAGATACTGGCCGCGGAGGTCAACGTGGGAGACCTTCGGTTCGAACCGGTGACCGTCTACACCGAACTCGCGCGGCTGTCGGGCAACCCCGTACTGTCGCTGTTCATCCACATCGGCACCAACCTGGCACGTACCCACGGCGTCCGACCTTCAGAGGGCGAACTTCAGTGGATACACCAACACAGCGTCGAACTGGTCGAGGCCCTCGAAGCCGGCGATACCCTCGCAGCGGTCCGCAGCGTCCGTCGACGCCTGCGTGGCATGAGCCGCCGGCAATCGGTCTCGTCCCACCGGATCCCATCCACCTCGTCGACAGGAGAGTCATGA